A genomic window from Verrucomicrobiales bacterium includes:
- a CDS encoding DNA repair ATPase, whose product MAEAPPGSSPDTREGAPPPPSGAAASNASLAGATYDLIRTRLQAEGARLRERMTALDERRQEVFGSIEFKLLRADRIVTAHNCLPKDMVQLGEKRFLFGFNVQFGLKREMDLSDVFAIYEHDSETGAWKESPLDVLRDKNFLVDFKRLYNVYEKSSFQKFSLVEGRLYLIFSTGPGIDDIAAFKWEYNDGAPRYLDGRAEAEFRRIGFPPPHEFKWLLPDRNSFRYGNHPHVSIEDRVFVECIGGDLTIKIEDSTVSGEGIYSEPVDDKHQKLDDAEIAYAIVDHLILLKVRPYKENTARFFIFNEKTEQAVRVDSIGQSCVFLPEGHGLIFPDGYYLATGELKQFAIDEPSLVFERVIHAPNGEDSLFVFFERNSGSYALFPYRLIQQRVEERITCNGYSLFPNGNLVLFRADREPQKHHTVQLRQTPFHKPGFEPPGNRDAFLYQVGNKEVVRCLAECNEVLTLVRKESPYAALYDDLVKRCRSILDTYAWLNHAEGSGLNEALLKTAEIADKAVAEFDKVRRLQREAADRLKDATKRSQDCFQDIRRGSFRTLNEFVRSLSALRQLRGELITLKEVRYISIPSIEALEKSVAEQLVQLSGTCVQFLLRPESLDPYRKQAEEQRAAVEKVAKAAEGRKIEKAVSDAGAELEMLIEVVNGLRIEDATETTRIIDGITSVYSTLNQIRAALKKKLSSLVSTESTAQFTAQVKLLSQAAASYLDLCDSPAKCDDYLNRLSVQIEELEGAFADFEEFTVQLTERRTEIYEAFEQRKIALVEQRSRKASALMSAAERILKVIQNRLASFKSLEDINAYVASDQMVAKVRDLTAQLLALEDAVKADDLQGRLKSIQQEAVRQLKDRQELFAEGPGIIKLGRHSFNINTQPLDLTVVMQDDAPHLHLTSTKYFEPILDAAFLATREAWGQEAISESPEVYRAEFLAWQLAKTLVEPGPQLPEASRDPANTLEAILQESSAQRLARVQAGMASRYQDGYTKGVHDLDAARIFEAWITTHHALQLARYSPTARGCALVYWTRFCGDQERVLWMAKLRGFAERNRVFPGDAVQQGYIGELRTSVAGFLHQHGLFPRGTESEAGEYLFHQLLEGERLVSSQEAESLLTVFRQHLAAKGSEETFLKARLALKDHPGSELELVRDWVRGFLLDKPQARPFLEEVAAFLFAGDTVQRQPVQAPAQTMLEGMQGQHPRVQTSRYTFDYHDFTARLHRHERDFVPRFQAYHQIKQGLLERERKRLRLGEFKPRVLSSFVRNQLVDHVYLPRVGDNLAKQIGAAGDAKRTDLMGLLLLISPPGYGKTTLMEYVAARLGIVFVKINGPAIGHAVTSLDPEEAPNAAAREEIHKLNLALEMGDNVLICVDDIQHCNPEFLQKFISLCDGQRKIEGVWRGQPRTYDLRGRKVVVVMAGNPYTESGQKFKIPDMLANRADTYNLGDIIGGSAEAFKASYLENAITSNAVLAPLTNKSQKDIRSFIHLAETGERPADGFEANYSTQELDEIVATLKQLIRIREIILLVNQEYIRSAAQTDDYRTEPPFRLQGSYRNMNRLAEKVVPMMNDEEVLRLVTDHYQGESQTLTTGAESNLLKFRQMIGIQTPDEKKRWEDICATFRRNLIGKGGSDQDPVNRVVQQLSAVHTGLESIQSTLAGHLAQKAIPPQISIDLGPLNDNLGALQSTLRAQAGSAAAPAALGTQLSDGLRALREDLSRAITAVHTGAMAEKVSSLSHEMEMIHSTLATLKDISAQQRDHVRKIDEMLVARAKDGTVELPLTQEMLNNERVFLEKIQQALAEAQNQPTAPAPPPLPGNQT is encoded by the coding sequence ATGGCCGAGGCTCCACCAGGCTCCTCTCCTGATACCCGGGAAGGCGCTCCGCCCCCACCATCAGGGGCGGCCGCCTCCAACGCCTCATTGGCGGGAGCCACTTACGACCTGATCCGAACCAGGCTCCAGGCCGAAGGAGCACGTCTCCGCGAGCGGATGACCGCCCTGGATGAACGCCGCCAGGAGGTCTTCGGATCCATCGAGTTTAAGCTCCTGCGGGCTGACCGCATCGTCACGGCTCATAACTGCCTGCCGAAGGACATGGTCCAGCTGGGGGAAAAACGCTTCCTGTTCGGGTTCAATGTTCAGTTCGGACTCAAGCGAGAGATGGACCTGTCCGACGTGTTCGCCATCTATGAGCATGACAGCGAAACCGGCGCCTGGAAAGAATCGCCGCTGGACGTACTGCGCGATAAGAATTTCCTGGTCGATTTCAAGCGGCTCTACAACGTCTACGAGAAAAGTTCATTTCAGAAGTTCTCGCTGGTCGAAGGCAGGCTCTATCTCATCTTTTCCACCGGCCCTGGCATCGACGACATTGCGGCGTTCAAATGGGAATACAACGACGGTGCGCCGCGTTACCTGGACGGCCGAGCCGAGGCCGAGTTTCGCCGGATCGGCTTCCCCCCTCCGCACGAGTTCAAGTGGCTGCTACCGGACCGCAACTCGTTCCGCTACGGGAACCATCCGCATGTGTCCATCGAGGACCGGGTGTTCGTCGAGTGCATCGGGGGCGACCTGACCATCAAGATCGAGGATAGCACCGTCAGCGGCGAAGGCATCTACTCGGAGCCGGTTGACGACAAGCACCAGAAGCTGGATGACGCCGAGATCGCCTACGCGATCGTCGATCACCTGATCCTCCTCAAAGTCCGCCCCTACAAGGAGAACACCGCACGGTTCTTCATTTTTAACGAGAAGACTGAGCAGGCTGTCCGCGTCGATTCCATAGGCCAGTCCTGCGTGTTCCTACCGGAGGGTCATGGGCTGATCTTCCCTGATGGCTACTATCTGGCCACCGGGGAACTCAAGCAGTTCGCCATCGATGAGCCATCGCTGGTATTCGAGCGCGTCATCCATGCGCCAAATGGAGAGGACTCGCTTTTCGTGTTCTTCGAACGGAACTCGGGATCGTACGCGCTCTTCCCCTACCGGCTCATCCAGCAGCGCGTCGAGGAGCGAATCACCTGCAACGGCTACTCGCTTTTCCCCAATGGAAATCTGGTGCTTTTCCGCGCCGATCGCGAGCCGCAAAAACACCACACCGTCCAGCTCCGCCAAACCCCTTTCCATAAACCGGGCTTCGAACCTCCCGGCAATCGGGACGCCTTTCTCTACCAGGTCGGAAACAAGGAGGTGGTCCGATGCCTCGCCGAGTGCAACGAGGTGCTGACGTTGGTCCGCAAGGAAAGTCCCTACGCCGCGCTCTACGACGACCTGGTCAAGCGCTGCCGAAGCATTCTGGACACATACGCCTGGCTCAACCACGCCGAGGGCTCCGGCCTCAATGAGGCGTTATTGAAGACTGCCGAGATCGCCGACAAGGCGGTGGCGGAGTTTGACAAAGTCCGCCGATTGCAGCGCGAGGCGGCCGATCGTCTCAAGGATGCGACGAAACGCTCTCAGGATTGTTTTCAGGACATTCGGCGCGGTTCGTTCCGCACGCTCAACGAGTTCGTGCGCAGCCTCTCGGCGCTTCGGCAACTGCGCGGAGAACTCATCACGCTCAAGGAAGTTCGCTACATCTCGATCCCGTCCATCGAGGCCCTTGAAAAATCTGTTGCCGAGCAGCTGGTCCAACTTTCCGGAACCTGCGTCCAGTTCCTGCTGCGCCCCGAGTCCTTGGATCCCTATCGAAAGCAGGCGGAGGAGCAGCGTGCCGCCGTCGAGAAGGTCGCCAAAGCAGCCGAAGGCCGAAAAATCGAGAAAGCTGTGTCGGATGCCGGCGCGGAGCTGGAGATGCTGATTGAAGTGGTGAACGGCCTCCGGATCGAAGACGCCACCGAAACCACGCGGATCATCGACGGCATCACCTCCGTCTACTCCACGCTCAACCAGATTCGGGCCGCGCTCAAAAAGAAGCTCAGCTCGCTCGTCTCCACCGAAAGCACCGCCCAGTTCACCGCCCAGGTCAAGCTGCTGAGCCAGGCGGCGGCAAGCTATCTCGATCTCTGCGACTCTCCGGCCAAATGCGACGATTACCTCAACCGCCTCTCGGTGCAGATTGAGGAACTGGAAGGCGCGTTCGCCGACTTTGAAGAGTTCACTGTCCAGCTGACGGAGCGGAGGACGGAGATCTACGAGGCGTTCGAACAGCGAAAGATCGCCTTGGTGGAGCAGCGCAGCCGGAAGGCCTCGGCGCTGATGAGCGCCGCCGAACGAATTCTGAAGGTGATTCAGAACCGGCTCGCGAGCTTCAAATCCCTCGAGGACATCAACGCCTACGTCGCGTCCGACCAGATGGTCGCCAAGGTACGCGACCTGACGGCCCAGCTGCTCGCCCTGGAGGATGCCGTCAAAGCCGATGATCTTCAGGGCCGGCTCAAGAGCATCCAACAGGAGGCGGTGCGCCAGCTCAAGGATCGTCAGGAGCTGTTTGCGGAGGGACCAGGAATCATCAAGCTGGGACGCCACAGTTTCAACATCAACACCCAGCCTTTGGACCTGACGGTGGTGATGCAGGACGACGCCCCCCATCTCCATCTCACCAGCACGAAATATTTCGAGCCTATCCTGGACGCCGCCTTTCTGGCCACCCGGGAAGCCTGGGGCCAGGAGGCCATCTCGGAGAGCCCCGAGGTGTACCGAGCCGAGTTCCTGGCCTGGCAGCTCGCCAAGACTCTGGTCGAACCCGGGCCTCAGCTTCCCGAGGCATCAAGGGACCCCGCCAACACCCTCGAAGCCATCCTGCAGGAATCATCCGCGCAACGGCTGGCCCGCGTTCAGGCAGGCATGGCTTCACGCTATCAGGACGGGTATACCAAGGGGGTGCATGACCTTGATGCGGCGCGCATCTTCGAGGCCTGGATTACTACCCACCACGCCCTGCAGCTCGCTCGCTACTCTCCCACGGCACGCGGTTGCGCACTGGTTTACTGGACCCGATTTTGCGGGGATCAGGAGCGGGTGCTTTGGATGGCCAAGCTCCGGGGCTTCGCCGAGCGAAATCGAGTCTTTCCTGGCGACGCCGTGCAACAGGGCTACATCGGCGAGCTGCGCACCTCGGTAGCCGGATTTCTCCACCAACATGGCCTCTTCCCGCGCGGGACCGAGTCCGAGGCCGGGGAGTATTTGTTTCATCAGCTCCTGGAGGGGGAACGCTTGGTCTCCAGCCAAGAGGCGGAGTCGCTGCTCACCGTGTTCCGACAACATCTCGCCGCCAAAGGCAGCGAGGAGACGTTCTTGAAGGCCCGCCTTGCCCTGAAGGACCACCCTGGCAGCGAACTCGAGCTGGTGCGGGACTGGGTGCGTGGCTTCCTGCTCGACAAACCGCAGGCCCGACCGTTCCTGGAGGAAGTCGCGGCCTTCCTCTTCGCCGGCGACACCGTCCAGCGTCAGCCCGTCCAGGCCCCCGCCCAAACGATGCTGGAGGGGATGCAAGGTCAGCACCCCCGGGTTCAAACCAGCCGTTACACGTTTGACTATCACGACTTCACCGCGCGACTCCATCGCCACGAGCGCGACTTCGTGCCGCGCTTTCAGGCCTACCATCAGATCAAACAGGGCCTGCTGGAGCGCGAGCGCAAACGGCTGCGACTGGGCGAATTCAAGCCGAGGGTCCTGAGTTCCTTCGTCCGGAACCAACTGGTCGACCATGTCTACTTGCCGCGAGTCGGCGACAATCTCGCCAAACAGATAGGCGCCGCCGGCGATGCCAAGCGAACCGATCTCATGGGCCTACTGCTGCTCATCTCGCCTCCGGGCTATGGCAAGACCACTCTCATGGAGTATGTGGCCGCCCGACTCGGAATCGTCTTCGTCAAGATCAACGGCCCCGCCATCGGCCACGCCGTCACGTCGCTGGATCCGGAGGAGGCCCCCAACGCCGCCGCTCGGGAGGAAATCCACAAGCTCAACCTGGCCCTGGAAATGGGCGACAACGTGCTCATCTGCGTCGATGACATCCAGCACTGCAATCCGGAGTTCCTGCAGAAATTCATCTCGCTTTGCGACGGCCAGCGGAAGATCGAAGGGGTGTGGCGGGGCCAACCTCGAACCTACGATTTGCGCGGGCGAAAGGTGGTGGTGGTCATGGCCGGCAACCCTTACACGGAGAGCGGACAGAAGTTCAAGATTCCCGACATGCTTGCCAACCGGGCCGACACCTACAACCTGGGCGACATCATTGGGGGCAGCGCGGAAGCGTTCAAAGCCAGTTACCTCGAAAACGCCATTACTTCCAACGCCGTGCTGGCGCCGCTGACTAACAAGAGCCAGAAGGACATTCGCTCCTTCATCCACCTGGCCGAAACCGGGGAGCGTCCTGCCGATGGGTTCGAGGCCAACTACTCCACTCAGGAGCTGGATGAGATCGTCGCCACGCTCAAGCAGCTGATCCGGATCCGGGAGATCATCCTGCTCGTCAACCAAGAGTACATCCGCTCAGCGGCGCAAACCGATGACTATCGAACCGAGCCGCCGTTCCGCCTGCAGGGGTCGTATCGGAACATGAACCGGCTGGCCGAGAAGGTGGTGCCCATGATGAACGACGAGGAGGTGCTCCGTCTGGTCACCGATCATTATCAGGGGGAGTCCCAAACTCTGACGACCGGCGCGGAGTCCAATTTGCTGAAGTTCCGCCAAATGATCGGGATTCAAACCCCGGACGAGAAGAAGCGTTGGGAGGATATCTGTGCGACCTTCCGACGAAACCTCATTGGAAAAGGAGGCTCGGACCAGGATCCGGTGAACCGCGTGGTACAGCAGCTCTCGGCCGTCCATACAGGCTTGGAGTCGATTCAGAGCACGCTGGCCGGGCACCTCGCCCAGAAGGCAATCCCGCCCCAGATCTCCATCGACCTTGGTCCGCTGAACGACAACCTGGGAGCCTTGCAGTCAACCCTGCGCGCGCAGGCTGGCTCGGCGGCGGCGCCCGCCGCGCTGGGCACACAGCTGAGTGACGGGCTTCGGGCTTTGCGCGAGGATCTCAGCCGCGCCATCACCGCCGTCCACACCGGAGCCATGGCCGAGAAAGTGAGCAGCCTCTCCCACGAGATGGAGATGATCCACAGCACCCTGGCGACCCTGAAAGACATCTCCGCTCAGCAGCGAGATCATGTTCGCAAGATCGACGAGATGCTGGTCGCTCGAGCCAAGGACGGAACCGTGGAACTGCCACTCACTCAGGAAATGTTGAACAACGAGCGGGTGTTCTTGGAGAAAATCCAGCAGGCGCTGGCCGAAGCCCAAAACCAGCCGACCGCCCCTGCCCCTCCCCCACTGCCTGGAAACCAAACATGA
- a CDS encoding metallophosphoesterase: protein MNRRGFLRSLSVSATAGVALGAQAAAYPEGAAGRTVPRFPGAQPRGTFALEGQNASFYSPLISRPLRVLMLADTHLFLDDVRGIPFRSFSGRMAGAYNRPLHFLTGQATHPQECFEASLRQAQLIKADLVAIVGDLFSFPSEAAIEWVLDRLRFAGLPYVYVAGNHDWHYEGMEGSIESLRATWIQKRLLPLYQGRDPMASSVEVQGVRFVSIDNSDYQITPAQLRFWRTEVRRGQPMVLLVHIPLYAPGRSVGFGCGHPDWGASSDKGYELERRPRWPEGGHSSATLAFHREVFAAKTLLGVCAGHVHKPALDVIQGVPQLVTHANAFGAHLDLRFQPLNSSGSNPVHRT from the coding sequence ATGAACCGTCGTGGTTTCCTTCGTTCGCTGTCGGTTTCCGCCACGGCCGGCGTGGCTCTGGGAGCTCAAGCCGCGGCCTATCCGGAGGGAGCTGCGGGTCGCACTGTCCCGCGATTTCCGGGAGCCCAGCCCCGAGGGACCTTCGCGCTGGAGGGCCAGAACGCCAGTTTTTATTCCCCGCTGATTTCTCGGCCGCTTCGCGTGCTGATGTTGGCCGATACCCATTTGTTCCTGGACGACGTTCGAGGGATCCCGTTCCGCTCGTTCAGCGGCCGAATGGCTGGCGCTTACAATCGGCCACTGCATTTTTTGACCGGCCAGGCCACGCATCCCCAGGAATGCTTCGAGGCTTCGTTGCGCCAGGCGCAGCTAATCAAGGCCGATCTCGTTGCGATTGTCGGAGATCTCTTTAGTTTTCCCTCGGAGGCCGCGATTGAATGGGTGTTGGACCGGTTGCGCTTCGCCGGGCTGCCTTATGTGTACGTCGCGGGCAATCACGACTGGCACTACGAGGGAATGGAGGGATCCATCGAGTCGTTACGAGCCACCTGGATCCAAAAGCGCCTGCTGCCGCTCTACCAAGGTCGGGATCCGATGGCCAGCTCAGTCGAAGTTCAGGGGGTTCGGTTCGTGAGCATTGATAACTCGGACTACCAGATTACGCCTGCGCAATTGCGGTTCTGGAGGACTGAGGTCCGTCGCGGACAGCCGATGGTTTTGTTGGTTCATATCCCCTTGTATGCTCCGGGGCGTTCGGTGGGGTTCGGTTGCGGCCATCCGGATTGGGGGGCGTCTTCCGATAAAGGATATGAACTTGAACGGCGGCCTCGCTGGCCGGAGGGCGGGCACTCGAGTGCCACCCTGGCGTTTCATCGCGAGGTGTTTGCAGCGAAGACGCTGTTGGGGGTTTGTGCGGGTCACGTTCACAAACCGGCGTTAGACGTGATCCAAGGCGTGCCTCAGTTGGTGACCCACGCCAACGCCTTCGGCGCGCATCTGGATCTTCGGTTCCAGCCCCTGAACTCGTCAGGCAGTAACCCGGTACATCGGACGTAG
- a CDS encoding ABC transporter permease: protein MKKLLGIFGLLLVVCVATHLMSPQFLTPYNIENLFRRTALFGILSIGVAFVIITSGIDLSIGSVVCLVGVGLPWLLTEIKVPLGAALGIAIGVSVAIGFVHGWLITRLRIQPFVVTLCGLLIYRGIARGITRDQTMGFGNDFKGLRWLATEKIAIPGLDNFAIPFPCIILLVVAILAAILLNQTIYGRYLLALGRNEDAAKYSGIRTERMIILAYVICATLSGLGGLLFVLDVNSAQPADFGNFYELYAIAAAVLGGCSLRGGQGTIIGVILGTALMQVLRTMITLVDALPKNIEFAIIGTVILGGVIADEVVKRYLAKRKAARQLSAG, encoded by the coding sequence ATGAAGAAGCTATTGGGTATTTTTGGACTGCTGCTGGTGGTGTGCGTGGCCACACACCTGATGAGCCCGCAATTTCTTACCCCCTACAACATCGAGAACCTGTTTCGCCGAACCGCGCTGTTCGGGATCCTGAGCATCGGGGTCGCGTTTGTGATCATCACCAGCGGCATCGATCTCTCCATCGGGTCTGTCGTCTGCCTGGTCGGAGTGGGCCTGCCGTGGCTGTTGACTGAAATCAAGGTGCCGCTCGGGGCTGCCCTGGGCATCGCCATTGGAGTCTCCGTCGCGATCGGGTTTGTGCATGGGTGGCTGATCACCCGTCTTCGAATCCAGCCCTTTGTCGTCACGCTGTGCGGGCTTCTCATCTACCGCGGGATCGCCCGCGGGATCACCCGGGACCAAACCATGGGGTTTGGAAATGACTTTAAAGGGTTACGCTGGCTGGCTACCGAGAAAATCGCCATCCCCGGCTTGGATAACTTCGCCATTCCTTTTCCCTGCATCATCCTCCTGGTAGTCGCCATCCTGGCCGCCATTCTGCTCAATCAGACCATCTACGGCCGATATTTGCTGGCGTTGGGACGCAACGAGGACGCCGCCAAGTACAGCGGCATTCGCACGGAACGGATGATCATTCTGGCGTATGTGATCTGCGCTACCCTTTCGGGCCTCGGCGGGCTGCTGTTCGTGCTCGATGTTAATTCCGCACAGCCGGCCGACTTCGGCAACTTTTATGAGCTCTATGCGATTGCCGCCGCCGTGTTGGGGGGATGCAGTTTGCGAGGCGGGCAGGGGACCATCATCGGCGTGATTTTGGGAACCGCCCTGATGCAAGTGCTTCGAACCATGATCACCCTGGTCGATGCCCTGCCGAAGAATATCGAATTCGCGATTATTGGAACAGTGATCCTGGGTGGAGTGATTGCTGATGAAGTGGTGAAGCGTTACCTGGCCAAGCGTAAGGCGGCTCGCCAGCTTTCCGCTGGCTGA
- a CDS encoding sugar ABC transporter ATP-binding protein has product MVKQFPGVKALRGVSLSIGRGEVVSVVGENGAGKSTLMKILAGVQPPDEGELVLQGRRVVIDSVEAALELGIALIHQELNLADNLEVGANIFLGREPLRGGFIDHARIRREAVGFLDRVGLKVDPRTLVSDLTIGHQQMVEIAKALSVNAQLLIMDEPTSSLSQHEAEQLKNVIRDLSSRGVSILYISHRLGEVRELSHRVVVLRDGENAGELSAGEITHDNLVRLMVGRDVSQFYRRGQSAAAAKSTHQAERQAPLLDVQELRTPAHPDQPISFRLFAGEMVGLAGLVGAGRTEVLQTLFGITPAVSGQISISGQARCIKTPLDAIDGGLALVPEDRKQQGLVLEMAVRENLSLASLRRQQRWGRLPKSYEVQLSVDMIQRLRIKTPNDRQEVRFLSGGNQQKVVLGKWLALEPRVLLLDEPTRGIDVGAKAEIYRIMEELVEQGVAILFVSSEMEEVLGLSDRTLVMHEGRIAGELRRHQLSEEAVMRLATGQVGDLS; this is encoded by the coding sequence ATGGTTAAGCAATTCCCCGGGGTGAAGGCACTTCGGGGCGTGAGTCTTTCCATTGGGCGTGGTGAGGTGGTTTCGGTGGTGGGGGAGAACGGTGCGGGCAAGAGCACCCTGATGAAGATCCTGGCCGGAGTTCAGCCGCCGGATGAAGGGGAACTCGTGCTGCAAGGACGTCGAGTGGTGATCGACTCGGTCGAAGCTGCCTTGGAGCTAGGCATCGCCCTGATTCATCAGGAGCTGAACCTGGCCGACAACCTGGAGGTCGGAGCCAATATTTTCCTCGGCCGGGAACCTCTCCGCGGAGGCTTCATCGACCATGCCCGAATCCGCCGTGAAGCGGTCGGTTTCCTGGATCGGGTCGGACTGAAGGTGGATCCCCGGACCCTCGTCAGCGACCTGACCATCGGGCACCAGCAGATGGTAGAGATCGCCAAAGCCCTTTCGGTCAATGCGCAGCTGCTGATCATGGATGAGCCGACTTCCAGCTTAAGCCAGCACGAAGCGGAGCAGCTCAAGAACGTGATTCGTGATCTGAGCTCGCGCGGGGTGAGTATCCTCTACATCAGCCATCGATTGGGTGAAGTGCGCGAGTTGTCGCATCGCGTGGTGGTGCTCCGTGACGGCGAGAATGCCGGGGAACTGTCCGCCGGGGAGATCACGCATGACAATTTGGTGCGCTTGATGGTCGGGCGGGATGTTTCACAGTTCTATCGCCGCGGCCAATCCGCCGCCGCGGCGAAGTCTACGCATCAGGCTGAGCGGCAGGCTCCATTGCTGGACGTGCAGGAACTCCGAACTCCGGCGCATCCGGACCAGCCCATCAGCTTTCGGTTGTTCGCTGGAGAGATGGTCGGCCTGGCAGGTTTGGTGGGAGCCGGTCGGACTGAGGTTTTACAGACTCTTTTTGGAATCACGCCGGCTGTCTCCGGTCAGATTTCCATCTCCGGTCAGGCGCGCTGCATCAAGACGCCGCTGGATGCCATCGATGGCGGCTTGGCCTTGGTGCCCGAGGATCGTAAGCAGCAGGGGCTGGTGCTCGAGATGGCGGTGCGGGAAAACCTCAGCCTGGCCAGTCTGCGACGGCAGCAGCGGTGGGGACGGTTGCCGAAATCCTACGAAGTCCAGCTGTCCGTCGACATGATTCAGCGGCTGAGGATCAAGACACCGAATGACCGGCAGGAGGTCCGTTTTCTCTCGGGAGGCAACCAACAAAAGGTTGTTCTGGGCAAGTGGCTGGCGCTGGAGCCTAGAGTGCTGCTTTTGGATGAGCCCACGCGGGGCATCGATGTCGGGGCCAAGGCGGAGATTTATCGGATCATGGAAGAGTTGGTGGAGCAGGGGGTGGCGATTCTCTTCGTCTCGAGCGAGATGGAGGAGGTTCTGGGGCTATCGGATCGAACTCTGGTCATGCACGAGGGGCGCATCGCGGGTGAACTGCGGCGGCATCAGCTCAGTGAAGAGGCCGTGATGAGGTTGGCGACGGGTCAGGTGGGAGATTTGTCATGA
- a CDS encoding sugar-binding protein has product MSHRPRHLWNLVGIALLMLTACQPSTPPGSAGQSDAGKKPGKKPRVAFISNGVAAFWTIAETGVNHAAQKLDVEASVHFPAGIEDQKRTIEDLITRGVDGIAVSPIDPVNQTEILNKAAANTKVITHDSDAPDSNRLLYIGMDNYKAGRMCGQLVKEALPNGGKLMIFIGRLEQDNAKRRRQGVIDEIMGRSEDPTRYDPPGDVIQGNGFTVLGTLTDQFDRAKGKANAEDAMARYPDLDGMIGLFGYNPPLLIEALDRAGKLGKIKLIAFDEADETLDGIQKGNVYGTVVQNPYLYGYRSVEILKELALGNQAVIPASKFIDIPARHIRKDNVAEFWKELKEMTKK; this is encoded by the coding sequence ATGAGCCACCGTCCACGTCATCTATGGAATCTTGTCGGCATTGCTTTGCTGATGCTGACCGCATGTCAGCCGTCCACTCCTCCAGGGTCTGCTGGACAATCCGATGCCGGCAAGAAGCCCGGCAAGAAGCCGCGAGTCGCCTTTATCAGCAACGGCGTGGCGGCGTTCTGGACCATCGCTGAAACGGGGGTCAACCATGCGGCGCAGAAGCTGGACGTGGAAGCGAGTGTCCACTTTCCCGCTGGAATCGAGGATCAGAAACGCACGATCGAGGATCTCATCACCCGAGGGGTGGACGGGATTGCGGTAAGCCCGATCGACCCGGTCAATCAGACCGAGATCTTGAACAAGGCCGCCGCCAACACCAAAGTTATCACGCACGACTCCGACGCGCCTGACTCCAACCGGCTGCTCTACATCGGCATGGACAACTACAAAGCCGGGCGGATGTGCGGCCAGTTGGTGAAGGAGGCTTTGCCCAACGGCGGTAAACTCATGATCTTTATCGGTCGGCTGGAGCAGGACAACGCCAAGCGCCGCCGCCAGGGTGTGATTGATGAAATCATGGGTCGATCGGAGGATCCTACACGCTACGATCCGCCCGGCGATGTCATCCAGGGCAACGGGTTCACCGTGTTGGGTACCTTGACGGACCAATTCGATCGGGCCAAAGGCAAAGCGAACGCCGAGGACGCGATGGCGCGCTACCCGGATCTCGACGGAATGATCGGGCTGTTTGGGTACAATCCTCCCTTGCTCATCGAAGCTCTCGACCGAGCCGGCAAGCTCGGCAAGATCAAGCTGATCGCCTTCGATGAGGCCGATGAGACCCTTGATGGAATTCAAAAGGGAAACGTCTATGGGACTGTGGTTCAGAACCCCTACCTGTATGGCTATCGTTCCGTTGAGATCCTCAAGGAGCTGGCCCTGGGAAACCAAGCTGTGATTCCAGCGAGCAAGTTCATCGACATCCCGGCTCGTCACATCCGCAAGGACAACGTGGCGGAGTTTTGGAAGGAGCTGAAGGAGATGACCAAGAAATAA
- a CDS encoding class I SAM-dependent methyltransferase, whose protein sequence is MKKKLFWSGIRCWALVVACWGEIQWAEAAEGATPPPAVVPQPLYTYREEHDPNGIGKFFMGREIAYVMGHQAADWLERPSREAEEKTSRLLPLLKLKPGDQVADIGAGTGYLTRRMAGLVSPGGRIFAVDIQPEMLVLLTNKLSRAGITNVIPVLGEILDPKLPPASLDFIIMVDVYHEFSHPYEMTVAMCRALKTGGRLAFVEFRKEDPLVPIKEVHKMSEAQVRAEMALHPLEWVETLRDLPSQHLIVFRKR, encoded by the coding sequence ATGAAAAAAAAACTGTTTTGGAGTGGTATTCGCTGTTGGGCGCTGGTCGTGGCGTGCTGGGGGGAGATTCAGTGGGCCGAGGCTGCGGAGGGGGCCACCCCGCCTCCAGCGGTCGTTCCGCAGCCGCTTTATACGTATCGGGAGGAGCATGATCCGAATGGAATCGGCAAGTTCTTCATGGGGCGCGAAATCGCCTACGTCATGGGGCATCAGGCGGCCGATTGGCTGGAGCGGCCGAGCCGAGAAGCCGAAGAAAAGACGAGTCGGCTGCTTCCCTTGCTTAAGCTCAAGCCTGGAGATCAGGTGGCGGATATCGGTGCGGGGACGGGCTATCTCACTCGGCGCATGGCTGGGCTTGTTTCACCAGGTGGACGCATCTTCGCGGTGGATATTCAGCCGGAGATGCTGGTGCTGCTGACCAATAAGCTAAGTCGGGCGGGGATCACTAATGTGATTCCGGTATTGGGGGAGATCCTTGATCCTAAGCTGCCCCCCGCGTCCCTGGACTTCATCATCATGGTGGACGTGTATCACGAATTCTCCCATCCCTATGAGATGACGGTGGCGATGTGTCGTGCCCTTAAGACCGGAGGACGATTGGCGTTCGTCGAGTTTCGTAAAGAAGATCCGCTCGTTCCCATCAAGGAAGTCCACAAAATGTCCGAGGCGCAAGTGCGCGCCGAGATGGCGTTGCATCCGCTCGAGTGGGTTGAAACCTTGCGGGATCTTCCGTCTCAACACTTGATAGTCTTCCGCAAACGATGA